One part of the Sphingobium yanoikuyae genome encodes these proteins:
- a CDS encoding LLM class F420-dependent oxidoreductase — protein sequence MKINVPLPFDHADLPDEFGTMAAVAEIGRTVEQASFHAGLVTDHPVPTGRWLDAGGHHAQSPFVMLALLAAHTTTLRLQTGILVLPYRNPFIVARDITTLDAFAGGRVTLSVGAGYLKGEYRALGVDFDQRNELMDEYLRAIRAATSGEEFVFEGTGYQAFGNRIIPGSPQKPGLPLYVGGNAKRAIRRVVDLADGWNPFFTAGGGVNSATTRTAAMENEDDLKAGIAYMRDYAAQVGRTALPDVILGGVNKPGEDLSNQQIVDRIGTYAQLGVTACGVTVKGKTRSEWCDNAARIGEEVIAKI from the coding sequence ATGAAGATCAACGTCCCCCTGCCCTTCGACCATGCCGACCTGCCCGACGAGTTCGGTACGATGGCGGCGGTCGCCGAAATCGGCCGCACGGTGGAACAGGCCAGCTTCCACGCCGGCCTCGTCACCGACCATCCGGTGCCGACCGGCCGCTGGCTCGACGCTGGCGGCCATCATGCCCAATCACCCTTCGTCATGCTGGCCCTGCTCGCCGCCCACACCACGACCCTGCGGCTCCAGACCGGCATCCTCGTCCTGCCCTATCGCAATCCCTTCATCGTCGCGCGCGACATCACCACGCTCGACGCCTTTGCCGGCGGCCGGGTAACGCTCAGCGTCGGCGCGGGCTATCTCAAGGGCGAATATCGCGCGCTGGGCGTCGATTTCGACCAGCGCAACGAACTGATGGACGAATATCTGCGCGCCATCCGTGCTGCCACCAGCGGCGAAGAATTCGTCTTCGAGGGCACGGGCTATCAGGCCTTCGGCAACCGCATCATCCCCGGATCGCCGCAAAAGCCCGGCCTGCCCCTCTATGTCGGCGGCAATGCCAAGCGCGCGATCCGCCGCGTGGTCGATCTCGCCGATGGCTGGAACCCCTTCTTCACCGCCGGTGGCGGCGTCAACAGCGCCACCACCCGCACCGCCGCGATGGAGAATGAGGACGATCTGAAAGCCGGCATCGCCTATATGCGCGACTATGCGGCGCAGGTCGGCCGCACCGCTTTGCCCGACGTGATCCTGGGCGGCGTCAACAAGCCGGGCGAGGATCTCTCCAACCAGCAGATCGTCGACCGCATCGGCACCTATGCGCAGCTGGGTGTCACCGCCTGCGGCGTCACGGTGAAGGGCAAGACCCGTTCCGAATGGTGCGACAATGCCGCCCGCATCGGCGAAGAGGTGATCGCGAAAATCTAG
- a CDS encoding SDR family NAD(P)-dependent oxidoreductase, with translation MAPDQCRITDQVAIVTGGGAGIGRAIALALAEAGADIVIADIIPERGAEVAARVAEHGRACLAIPTDMAQPDQVAAMVDAAQARFGRIDILVNNVGGVSRKAFVDQSAHSWRRHIDLNLVSMLAATSAAVPHIIAGGRGGAIINVSSIEGSRAAPGYAVYAACKAGMNNFTRTMALELADHGIRVNAIAPDFTTTPGTRGNPPGPVDEATWFPVSPAMADATARRIPLQRPGIDSECGQAALFLASPMSSYITGTILPVDGGSWASSGWVRNAARQWVLVEPHGVSDA, from the coding sequence ATGGCGCCAGACCAGTGCCGCATCACCGATCAGGTCGCCATCGTCACCGGCGGCGGCGCGGGCATCGGCCGCGCCATCGCGCTCGCCCTGGCAGAGGCCGGCGCCGACATCGTCATTGCCGACATCATCCCCGAACGCGGCGCGGAAGTGGCGGCGCGCGTTGCGGAGCATGGCCGCGCCTGCCTCGCCATCCCGACCGACATGGCCCAGCCCGATCAGGTCGCGGCGATGGTGGACGCGGCCCAGGCCCGCTTCGGTCGCATCGACATCCTCGTCAACAATGTCGGCGGCGTCAGCCGCAAGGCCTTTGTCGACCAGAGCGCCCATAGCTGGCGCCGCCATATCGACCTCAACCTCGTCTCGATGCTCGCCGCCACCTCGGCCGCCGTGCCGCACATCATCGCGGGCGGGCGCGGCGGCGCCATCATCAACGTCTCCAGCATCGAAGGATCGCGCGCCGCGCCCGGCTATGCCGTCTATGCCGCCTGCAAGGCGGGGATGAACAATTTCACCCGGACCATGGCGCTGGAGCTGGCCGACCATGGCATCCGCGTGAACGCGATCGCGCCCGATTTCACGACGACGCCGGGCACACGCGGCAATCCCCCCGGCCCGGTGGACGAAGCGACATGGTTCCCCGTGTCGCCCGCCATGGCCGATGCCACGGCGCGCCGCATCCCGCTGCAACGGCCCGGCATCGACAGCGAATGCGGCCAGGCCGCCCTGTTCCTCGCCTCACCCATGAGCAGCTACATCACCGGGACCATATTGCCGGTCGACGGCGGCAGTTGGGCCTCGTCCGGCTGGGTCCGCAACGCCGCCCGCCAATGGGTGCTGGTCGAACCGCATGGAGTGTCCGACGCATGA
- a CDS encoding 3-hydroxybutyrate dehydrogenase encodes MSKSLAGKTALITGSTSGIGLAYAKALAGEGANVVINGFGDADGIEKERLGLEALSGAKALYSGHDLTKVDQIEAMMKEAADAFGGIDILINNAGMQHVAPVEEFPLDKWDLIIALNLNAAFHTTRLAIPYMKDKKWGRIIQTASAHSLVASPFKSAYVTAKHGLNGFTKTVALEVATFGITANCISPGYVWTPLVENQIPDTMKARNMTREQVMNDVLLAGQPTKQFVTAEQVAATALYLCSDAAAQITGANLSIDGGWTAQ; translated from the coding sequence ATGAGCAAGTCCCTCGCTGGCAAGACCGCCCTGATCACCGGTTCCACCTCGGGCATCGGGCTTGCCTATGCCAAGGCGCTGGCCGGCGAAGGCGCCAATGTCGTGATCAATGGCTTTGGCGACGCGGACGGAATCGAGAAGGAACGGCTCGGCCTTGAAGCTCTTTCGGGCGCCAAGGCGCTCTACAGCGGCCATGACCTGACCAAGGTCGACCAGATCGAGGCGATGATGAAGGAAGCGGCCGATGCCTTCGGCGGTATCGACATCCTCATCAACAATGCCGGCATGCAGCATGTCGCCCCGGTCGAGGAATTCCCGCTCGACAAATGGGATCTCATCATCGCGCTGAACCTCAATGCCGCCTTCCACACCACGCGCCTCGCCATTCCTTACATGAAGGACAAGAAGTGGGGCCGGATCATCCAGACCGCCTCGGCCCACTCGCTGGTCGCCTCCCCCTTCAAGAGCGCCTATGTGACCGCCAAGCATGGCCTCAACGGCTTCACCAAGACGGTCGCGCTGGAAGTCGCCACCTTCGGCATCACCGCCAACTGCATCTCGCCCGGCTATGTCTGGACTCCGCTGGTCGAAAACCAGATTCCCGACACGATGAAGGCGCGGAACATGACCCGCGAGCAGGTGATGAACGACGTGCTGCTCGCCGGCCAGCCGACCAAGCAGTTCGTCACCGCCGAACAGGTCGCCGCCACTGCCCTTTACCTGTGCAGCGACGCCGCCGCCCAGATCACCGGCGCCAACCTGTCGATCGACGGCGGCTGGACCGCCCAATAA
- a CDS encoding patatin-like phospholipase family protein has protein sequence MADTESRPRRRATTPLPLPREVALLLQGGGALGSFQAGVYQRLDELGVDVSWVAGISIGAVNAAIIAGNPPHRRLSQLKKFWLTVSGGMPNMILPEIDHIREAAHLMAAGTVATLGVPGMFRPRLWPAPLMPEGSAGAISFYDSAPLKDTLDACVDWDLLNDGPVRLSVGAVDVETGNFAYWDTRGPGGNTRIDARHIMASGALPPGLPPVEIDGRWYWDGGIVSNTPLAHVLNHQTDDMLVFQVDLFPAEGPMPRQMTDVYSRMKDIQYSSRTRQVTDQYLRLRREHGAIKALLDKLPPELQDGPEAQKLRDMLDGGSVNIVHLIYRTRAWESGAKDFEFSRATMLDHWSQGREAVEEVMHKGDLIARNILDGKSATFDLDAPDHLKEKMA, from the coding sequence ATGGCCGACACCGAATCCCGACCGCGCCGCCGCGCCACCACGCCCCTCCCCCTCCCCCGCGAAGTCGCATTGCTGTTGCAGGGGGGCGGCGCGCTCGGCTCCTTCCAGGCTGGCGTCTATCAGCGGCTCGATGAACTGGGGGTCGATGTCAGCTGGGTCGCGGGCATCTCGATCGGCGCGGTCAACGCCGCGATCATCGCCGGCAACCCGCCGCACCGGCGCCTGAGCCAGCTCAAGAAATTCTGGCTGACCGTCTCGGGCGGCATGCCCAACATGATCCTCCCGGAAATCGACCATATCCGCGAAGCTGCCCATCTGATGGCCGCCGGCACGGTCGCGACCCTGGGCGTGCCGGGCATGTTCCGCCCGCGCCTGTGGCCCGCACCACTGATGCCCGAAGGATCGGCCGGCGCGATCAGCTTCTATGACAGCGCGCCCTTGAAGGACACGCTCGACGCCTGTGTCGACTGGGATCTGCTCAATGACGGGCCGGTCCGCCTGTCTGTCGGCGCGGTCGATGTCGAGACCGGCAATTTCGCTTATTGGGATACGCGCGGTCCTGGCGGCAACACCCGCATCGACGCCCGCCACATCATGGCCTCGGGCGCGCTGCCGCCGGGCCTGCCCCCGGTCGAGATCGATGGGCGCTGGTATTGGGATGGCGGCATCGTCTCCAACACGCCGCTCGCCCATGTCCTCAACCACCAGACCGACGACATGCTCGTCTTCCAGGTCGATCTCTTCCCGGCCGAAGGGCCGATGCCGCGGCAGATGACCGATGTCTATTCGCGCATGAAGGACATCCAGTATAGCAGCCGCACCCGCCAGGTGACCGACCAGTATCTGCGCCTGCGCCGCGAGCATGGCGCGATCAAGGCGCTGCTCGACAAGCTGCCGCCCGAACTGCAGGACGGGCCGGAGGCGCAGAAGCTGCGCGACATGCTCGATGGCGGATCGGTCAACATCGTCCACCTCATCTACCGCACCCGCGCCTGGGAAAGCGGCGCGAAGGATTTCGAATTTTCCCGCGCGACCATGCTCGACCATTGGAGCCAGGGTCGCGAGGCGGTGGAAGAAGTGATGCACAAGGGCGACCTCATCGCCCGCAACATCCTCGACGGAAAGAGCGCGACCTTCGATCTCGACGCGCCGGATCATCTCAAGGAGAAAATGGCATGA
- the ypfJ gene encoding KPN_02809 family neutral zinc metallopeptidase, whose translation MRLDDEQESSNFEVQDGRGGGFGGGGGMGGLGLLLPLIGSRFGCGGIVVVLIILAVMGVNPLSLLGGGGGVQQQAPQSAPAGSQDASKLTEIQHWSLKVLGSTERVWGQIFKEAGQTYQPTILSFYAQSGTSGCGAAQSAMGPFYCPNDQKVYLDTDFFTELRDRFGAPGDFAQAYVIAHEVGHHVQDLEGTLGQVNQQQRRVSEAQGNALQVKVELQADCYAGVWAKRTGLMEPGDLEEGMKAAQSIGDDTLQKSAGRRPVPESFTHGTSEQRMSWLRKGLDSGDPAQCDTFKGAL comes from the coding sequence GTGCGGCTCGACGACGAACAGGAAAGCAGCAATTTCGAGGTGCAGGACGGACGCGGCGGCGGTTTCGGCGGCGGCGGCGGGATGGGCGGCCTGGGATTGCTGCTGCCGCTGATCGGCAGTCGCTTCGGTTGCGGCGGCATCGTCGTGGTGCTGATCATCCTGGCGGTGATGGGCGTCAATCCGCTGAGCCTGCTGGGCGGTGGTGGCGGCGTGCAGCAACAGGCGCCGCAGAGCGCGCCGGCGGGTAGCCAGGACGCCAGCAAGCTGACCGAGATCCAGCATTGGTCGTTGAAGGTGCTGGGATCGACCGAACGGGTCTGGGGCCAGATCTTCAAGGAAGCCGGCCAGACTTATCAGCCGACCATCCTGTCCTTCTATGCGCAGAGCGGCACGTCGGGCTGTGGCGCAGCGCAGAGCGCGATGGGGCCATTTTATTGCCCGAACGACCAGAAGGTCTATCTCGACACCGATTTCTTCACCGAATTGCGCGATCGCTTCGGCGCGCCGGGCGATTTCGCCCAGGCCTATGTGATCGCGCATGAGGTGGGCCATCATGTCCAGGATCTGGAAGGCACGCTGGGCCAGGTGAACCAGCAGCAGCGCCGCGTTAGCGAGGCGCAGGGCAATGCGTTGCAGGTGAAGGTGGAGCTGCAGGCGGACTGTTATGCCGGCGTCTGGGCCAAGCGCACGGGCCTGATGGAGCCGGGCGACCTGGAAGAGGGCATGAAGGCGGCGCAATCGATCGGCGACGATACGCTGCAGAAGTCGGCCGGGCGCCGACCGGTGCCCGAAAGCTTCACCCATGGCACCAGCGAGCAGCGCATGAGCTGGCTGCGCAAGGGGCTGGACAGTGGCGATCCGGCCCAGTGCGATACGTTCAAGGGGGCGCTGTAG
- a CDS encoding bifunctional [glutamine synthetase] adenylyltransferase/[glutamine synthetase]-adenylyl-L-tyrosine phosphorylase — MTDWIDLEARIRAHSPFLARQMDRYPAVVALLATGDFDAAMAAAQAQGVPEDGVAKSLRRRRGAIALVTAAADLAGAWDMDRVTRTLSDFADQALEEALAATFAERYPDAVPQGFVVLALGKHGSRELNYSSDIDPILLYDPTTLPHGEREDVADAAVRIGRRVSEILNARDGDGYVFRVDLRLRPSPEATPIALPVEAAIGYYESTAMGWEQAAFIRARPAAGNMALGDYFLRQIRPFVWRRSLDFGAIDAITDISRRIRDHYAQGQAFGPGYDLKRGRGGIREVEFFAQVHQLIHGGRDPSLRSGHTRTALRALAAAGVIEAEVAARLDEAYILFRTIEHRLQMVEDRQTHELPRNPESLDNVARLHGLADGAALLDLLRPHVEWVGANYDRLTAAPDDGSLSHDEDRLKAQLKEMGFVDADWAAARVAHWRDGTIRSLRSGASREALERLLPVLMPALATAPDPGRALNRLDDMIGRLPSAINFFKLLGARPGLVELLAEILSHAPALADVLSRRVELLEGLIDASAFDPVPPVDVLAQQFSALEAGEDYQALLDRVRQRVNDRRFALGVQIVRGGDPLEAGRGYGRVAEAAIEALAGATVAEFESAHGKVPGGEMVILALGRMGGGVLTHASDLDLVYLFTGDFLAESDGARPLGATQYFNRLGQRITNALSVSTAAGPLYEVDTRLRPSGAQGLLAVSLDSFAKYQREEAWTWEHLALTRARPVFGSAQARSALEAILTETLQRPRDFDELARQAVKMRGDIARHKPPASELDVKLVPGGLVDIEFLIHISQFHYRLGFDPDLGEALAELVAAGHLPAELIPAQELITRFLIVSRLVSPKSTEPPEATRPLVARACGATDWDALLESYAKARQSVGDAWRALAAPYQEDQDA, encoded by the coding sequence GTGACGGACTGGATCGACCTGGAAGCGCGGATACGCGCGCATTCGCCATTTCTGGCGCGGCAGATGGACCGCTATCCGGCCGTTGTCGCGCTGCTGGCGACGGGCGATTTCGACGCGGCGATGGCAGCGGCGCAGGCGCAGGGCGTGCCAGAGGATGGGGTGGCCAAATCGCTGCGGCGGCGGCGCGGCGCGATCGCGCTGGTGACGGCGGCGGCGGACCTGGCCGGGGCCTGGGACATGGACCGGGTGACCCGCACCCTGTCCGACTTTGCCGACCAGGCGCTGGAGGAGGCGCTGGCCGCGACCTTCGCCGAACGCTATCCCGATGCCGTGCCACAGGGCTTCGTCGTGCTGGCGCTGGGCAAGCATGGCAGCCGCGAACTCAACTACTCGTCCGATATCGACCCGATCCTGCTCTATGACCCCACCACCCTGCCGCATGGCGAGCGGGAGGATGTGGCGGACGCGGCGGTGCGGATCGGCCGGCGGGTCAGCGAAATCCTCAATGCGCGCGATGGCGACGGCTATGTCTTTCGCGTCGACCTGCGGCTGCGGCCCTCCCCAGAAGCGACGCCGATCGCGCTGCCGGTGGAGGCGGCGATCGGCTATTATGAATCGACCGCGATGGGCTGGGAACAGGCGGCCTTCATCCGCGCCCGGCCGGCGGCGGGCAACATGGCGCTGGGCGATTATTTTCTGCGCCAGATCCGTCCTTTCGTGTGGCGACGCAGCCTGGACTTCGGTGCGATCGACGCGATCACCGACATCAGCCGGCGCATCCGCGACCATTATGCGCAGGGGCAGGCGTTCGGGCCGGGCTATGACCTCAAGCGCGGGCGCGGCGGCATTCGCGAGGTGGAGTTTTTCGCGCAGGTCCATCAACTGATCCATGGCGGGCGCGACCCGTCTTTGCGGTCGGGCCATACGCGCACGGCGCTGCGCGCGCTGGCGGCGGCGGGCGTGATCGAGGCGGAGGTGGCCGCGCGGCTGGACGAAGCCTATATCCTGTTCCGCACGATCGAGCATCGCCTGCAGATGGTCGAGGATCGCCAGACCCATGAACTGCCCAGGAATCCGGAATCGCTCGACAATGTTGCGCGCTTGCATGGCCTGGCGGACGGGGCGGCGCTGCTCGACCTGCTGCGGCCCCATGTCGAGTGGGTCGGCGCCAATTATGACCGGCTGACCGCCGCGCCCGACGATGGCAGCCTGTCGCATGACGAGGACAGGCTGAAGGCGCAGCTCAAGGAGATGGGTTTTGTCGATGCCGACTGGGCGGCGGCGCGGGTCGCCCATTGGCGCGACGGCACGATCCGCTCGCTGCGCAGCGGCGCGTCGCGCGAGGCGCTGGAGCGGCTGTTGCCGGTGCTGATGCCCGCGCTCGCCACCGCGCCCGATCCGGGCCGGGCGCTCAACCGGCTGGACGACATGATCGGCCGGCTGCCGAGCGCGATCAACTTCTTCAAGTTGCTCGGCGCGCGGCCGGGGCTGGTCGAACTGCTGGCGGAGATATTGAGCCATGCGCCGGCGCTCGCCGATGTGCTGAGCCGCCGGGTCGAACTGCTCGAAGGGCTGATCGATGCGTCGGCCTTCGACCCGGTGCCGCCGGTCGATGTCCTGGCGCAGCAATTTTCCGCGCTGGAGGCGGGCGAGGATTATCAGGCGCTGCTCGACCGGGTGCGGCAGCGGGTGAATGATCGCCGCTTCGCGCTGGGCGTGCAGATCGTGCGGGGCGGCGATCCGCTGGAGGCCGGGCGCGGCTATGGCCGGGTGGCGGAAGCGGCGATCGAAGCGCTGGCCGGCGCCACCGTCGCCGAGTTCGAAAGCGCCCATGGCAAGGTGCCGGGGGGCGAGATGGTGATCCTGGCGCTCGGCCGGATGGGCGGCGGGGTGCTGACCCATGCGTCGGACCTGGACTTGGTCTATCTGTTCACCGGCGATTTCCTGGCGGAATCGGATGGCGCGCGGCCGTTGGGTGCGACCCAATATTTCAACCGCCTTGGCCAGCGCATCACCAATGCGCTGTCGGTGTCGACGGCGGCGGGGCCGCTCTATGAAGTGGATACGCGGCTGCGGCCGTCGGGCGCGCAGGGCCTGCTGGCGGTCAGTCTCGACAGTTTCGCCAAATATCAGCGCGAGGAAGCCTGGACCTGGGAGCATCTGGCGCTGACGCGGGCGCGGCCGGTGTTCGGATCGGCGCAGGCGCGTAGCGCGCTGGAGGCGATCCTGACCGAGACGCTGCAACGGCCGCGCGACTTCGACGAACTGGCGCGGCAGGCGGTGAAGATGCGCGGCGATATTGCCCGGCACAAGCCGCCGGCAAGCGAGCTGGACGTCAAGCTGGTGCCCGGCGGGCTGGTCGACATCGAGTTCCTGATCCACATCAGCCAGTTCCATTATCGCCTGGGGTTCGACCCGGATCTGGGCGAGGCGCTGGCCGAGCTGGTGGCGGCCGGCCATCTGCCCGCCGAGCTGATCCCGGCGCAGGAATTGATCACCCGCTTCCTGATCGTGTCGCGGCTGGTATCGCCCAAGTCGACCGAGCCGCCGGAGGCGACCCGGCCGCTGGTCGCTCGGGCCTGTGGCGCGACCGATTGGGACGCGCTGCTTGAAAGCTATGCCAAGGCCCGGCAAAGCGTCGGCGACGCATGGCGCGCGCTGGCCGCGCCCTATCAGGAGGATCAAGATGCTTGA
- the bcp gene encoding thioredoxin-dependent thiol peroxidase, translating into MLEQGAMLPDVALKDADGADFSLARYRGKPVVVYFYPKADTPGCTSEAKDFTELASDFAALGVAVVGVSKDKPAKLKKFGDKYGLAVTLASDEPGTACEAFGTWVEKSLYGRQYMGIARATFLADADGKVVRVWPKVKVKGHAAEVLEAAKAL; encoded by the coding sequence ATGCTTGAACAGGGAGCGATGCTGCCCGACGTGGCGCTGAAGGATGCGGATGGCGCCGATTTCAGCCTGGCGCGCTATCGCGGCAAGCCGGTGGTGGTCTATTTCTATCCCAAGGCGGATACGCCCGGCTGCACTAGCGAGGCGAAGGATTTCACCGAACTGGCGAGCGACTTCGCGGCGCTGGGCGTGGCGGTGGTTGGCGTGTCGAAGGACAAGCCGGCAAAGCTCAAGAAGTTCGGCGACAAATATGGGCTGGCGGTGACGCTGGCGTCGGACGAGCCGGGCACGGCCTGCGAGGCATTTGGCACCTGGGTCGAAAAGTCGCTCTATGGCCGCCAATATATGGGGATCGCGCGGGCGACCTTCCTGGCGGACGCAGACGGCAAGGTCGTGCGGGTCTGGCCCAAGGTGAAGGTCAAGGGCCATGCCGCCGAGGTGCTGGAGGCGGCGAAGGCGCTTTGA
- a CDS encoding ferritin-like domain-containing protein, whose amino-acid sequence MTLPPAIDSVGAGCAHVLTIADPTAKLMAARAVARSWRLGRLAHRFDVAMPDRPARPDAPELLPPGQMPKRSKMGTDRGRIAMLHALAHIEFVAIDLAFDLIGRFGGEFLAGFTDEWMRVGADEAMHFALLDRRLRQLGSHYGALPAHDGLWQAASETAGDALARLAVVPMVLEARALDITPSTIARFEGVGDHISARMLQRIMTDEIRHVSAGRTWFNQATNRLGLDPVKHYQILVKRHFRGSVKPPFNDSARRQAGLTRDFYDALAS is encoded by the coding sequence TTGACCCTGCCACCTGCGATTGATTCCGTGGGCGCGGGTTGCGCCCATGTGCTGACCATTGCCGACCCGACCGCTAAGCTGATGGCGGCGCGGGCGGTGGCGCGTAGCTGGCGACTGGGCCGGCTGGCGCATCGGTTCGACGTGGCGATGCCCGATCGGCCGGCCCGGCCTGATGCGCCCGAACTGCTGCCGCCGGGGCAAATGCCCAAGCGCAGCAAGATGGGCACGGATCGCGGGCGGATCGCGATGCTGCACGCGCTGGCACATATCGAGTTTGTCGCGATCGACCTGGCGTTCGACCTGATCGGGCGCTTTGGCGGCGAATTTCTGGCAGGCTTCACCGACGAATGGATGCGGGTTGGCGCGGACGAGGCGATGCATTTCGCGCTGCTCGACCGGCGGCTGCGGCAATTGGGCAGCCATTATGGCGCGCTGCCCGCGCATGACGGGCTGTGGCAGGCGGCGAGCGAGACGGCGGGTGATGCGCTGGCGCGGCTGGCGGTCGTGCCAATGGTGCTGGAAGCCCGTGCGCTGGATATCACGCCGTCCACGATCGCGCGGTTCGAGGGGGTGGGCGACCATATATCCGCAAGGATGTTGCAGCGGATCATGACGGATGAGATTCGCCATGTGTCGGCGGGGAGGACATGGTTCAACCAGGCGACGAACCGATTGGGCCTAGACCCCGTCAAACATTACCAAATCCTTGTGAAACGCCATTTTCGGGGAAGCGTTAAGCCACCGTTCAACGACTCGGCGCGTCGGCAGGCCGGTTTGACGCGGGATTTCTACGACGCGCTTGCAAGCTGA
- a CDS encoding M23 family metallopeptidase, whose amino-acid sequence MLILRTVNALGARWFQSASKTAKIFGMVGMVGVMCAAAPANAKDEDDPYGDASEINTSALGPADVGFSNIFSSLQRMDGNAKTAAYIPSGRPVEKLSLTSNFGVRSDPFNRSARMHKGIDIPGPIGTPIHATADGIISRAGWASGYGNLVQISHGNGMETRYGHMSKLLVAPNSYVHRGQVIGLMGSTGRSTGSHLHYEVRVDGAAINPIPFVAGPDYLIAMNTKPPVAMGGPTKADEKAVD is encoded by the coding sequence ATGTTGATTCTTCGTACTGTGAATGCGCTGGGTGCGCGTTGGTTCCAATCGGCCAGCAAGACGGCCAAGATTTTCGGGATGGTCGGCATGGTAGGCGTGATGTGCGCCGCAGCTCCGGCCAACGCCAAGGATGAAGATGATCCATATGGCGACGCCTCGGAAATCAATACCAGTGCGCTCGGCCCGGCCGATGTCGGCTTCTCCAACATCTTCTCCAGCCTGCAGCGCATGGACGGCAACGCCAAGACCGCAGCCTATATCCCCTCGGGCCGCCCGGTCGAGAAGCTGTCGCTGACCTCGAACTTCGGCGTGCGTTCCGACCCGTTCAACCGCAGCGCCCGCATGCACAAGGGCATCGATATTCCCGGCCCGATCGGCACCCCGATCCACGCGACCGCCGACGGCATCATCAGCCGCGCCGGCTGGGCCAGCGGTTATGGCAACCTGGTCCAGATCTCGCACGGCAATGGCATGGAAACCCGCTACGGCCATATGTCGAAGCTGCTGGTTGCGCCCAACTCCTATGTCCATCGCGGCCAGGTGATCGGCCTGATGGGGTCGACCGGCCGTTCGACCGGCAGCCACCTCCATTATGAAGTCCGCGTCGATGGCGCGGCGATCAACCCGATCCCGTTCGTCGCCGGTCCCGATTATCTGATCGCGATGAACACCAAGCCGCCGGTCGCCATGGGCGGCCCGACCAAGGCGGACGAAAAGGCCGTCGACTGA
- the erpA gene encoding iron-sulfur cluster insertion protein ErpA translates to MADIDLTPSAAARVAAIAAKQGKPAILRLAVEGGGCSGFQYRFGLAEQVEAEDLAVERDGVTLVVDDVSLDLVRGSAVDFVSDLGGAAFKVTNPNATAGCGCGTSFSV, encoded by the coding sequence ATGGCCGATATTGACCTCACTCCCTCCGCTGCCGCGCGCGTCGCGGCGATCGCCGCCAAGCAGGGCAAGCCCGCCATATTGCGGCTGGCCGTGGAAGGCGGCGGCTGTTCGGGCTTCCAATATCGCTTTGGCCTGGCCGAGCAGGTGGAGGCCGAGGATCTGGCGGTGGAGCGCGATGGCGTGACGCTGGTGGTGGACGATGTCAGCCTGGACCTGGTGCGCGGCTCTGCGGTCGATTTCGTGTCGGACCTGGGCGGCGCGGCGTTCAAGGTGACCAATCCCAACGCGACCGCCGGTTGCGGCTGCGGCACCAGCTTCTCGGTCTGA
- the xth gene encoding exodeoxyribonuclease III, translated as MRIATFNINGIKARLPRLLEWLDETRPDIACLQEIKTSDETFPVKDIEDAGYGVIWHGQKGFNGVAILARGDQPVEVRRGLEGEPEDEQSRYLEADVKGVRVASIYLPNGNPQPGPKFDYKLRWMKRLRERAAEIWAEEVPAILAGDYNVIPRDVDIYSPKAMADDALMQPESREAYRRLLGDGWTDSILTRHPAGGVWTYWDYQAGAWPRDAGFRIDHLLLSPAAADRLVDAQVDKAFRGREKASDHAPTWVELRDI; from the coding sequence ATGCGTATCGCCACCTTCAACATCAACGGCATCAAGGCGCGGTTGCCGCGCCTGCTGGAATGGCTGGACGAGACCCGGCCCGATATTGCCTGCCTGCAGGAAATCAAGACATCCGACGAGACCTTCCCGGTCAAGGATATCGAGGATGCCGGCTATGGCGTGATCTGGCACGGGCAGAAGGGCTTCAACGGCGTGGCGATCCTGGCGCGCGGCGACCAGCCGGTGGAGGTACGCCGGGGCCTGGAGGGCGAGCCCGAGGACGAGCAGAGCCGCTATCTGGAAGCCGATGTGAAGGGGGTGCGGGTCGCCAGCATCTACCTGCCCAACGGTAATCCGCAGCCGGGGCCGAAATTCGATTACAAGCTGCGCTGGATGAAGCGGCTGCGGGAACGGGCGGCGGAAATCTGGGCGGAGGAAGTGCCCGCCATCCTGGCCGGCGACTATAATGTCATCCCGCGCGACGTGGATATCTATTCGCCCAAGGCGATGGCGGACGATGCGCTGATGCAGCCTGAAAGCCGGGAGGCCTATCGCCGGCTGCTGGGCGACGGCTGGACCGATTCGATCCTGACCCGCCATCCGGCCGGGGGCGTGTGGACCTATTGGGACTATCAGGCCGGGGCCTGGCCGCGCGACGCGGGCTTCCGCATCGACCATCTGCTGCTGAGCCCGGCGGCGGCCGACCGGCTGGTTGATGCCCAGGTCGACAAGGCGTTTCGTGGCCGGGAAAAGGCGAGCGACCATGCGCCGACCTGGGTCGAACTGCGCGATATCTGA